The Silvanigrella paludirubra genome includes a window with the following:
- a CDS encoding shikimate kinase: MTKYWAKRFRNIILTGMPATGKSLFGKIYAQHSERFFLDFDQFIESTTKRTIPQIFEQEGEEGFRALEDKILLKLERRHNFVIAMGGGTLIKPENISFARKLGLIVLLDLAPSEIANRIFAQKETRPMFSKCSSLEETQSIVNELIEKRRSAYEQADVIIDTTYNTIDSLKLHLALIERRAGNREYMQDVYNIINKRIKPQSKWTEKEEDAVVDEASI; the protein is encoded by the coding sequence ATGACAAAATATTGGGCAAAACGTTTCAGAAATATAATTCTTACAGGGATGCCAGCTACTGGAAAATCTTTGTTTGGAAAGATATATGCTCAACACAGTGAACGATTTTTTTTAGATTTCGACCAATTTATTGAATCAACTACTAAAAGAACGATTCCTCAGATTTTTGAACAAGAAGGAGAAGAAGGCTTTCGCGCACTTGAAGACAAAATTCTATTAAAACTGGAAAGACGTCATAATTTTGTCATTGCTATGGGTGGAGGTACTTTAATTAAACCTGAAAATATCTCTTTTGCACGTAAGCTTGGGCTAATTGTTTTATTAGATCTTGCGCCAAGTGAAATTGCAAATCGAATATTTGCTCAAAAAGAAACAAGGCCCATGTTTTCAAAATGTAGTTCTCTCGAAGAAACTCAAAGTATTGTAAATGAATTAATTGAAAAAAGACGTTCTGCATATGAACAAGCAGATGTCATTATTGATACAACTTATAATACGATAGATTCTTTAAAATTACATTTAGCTTTAATTGAGCGCCGTGCAGGTAATCGTGAATATATGCAAGATGTTTATAATATCATAAATAAACGAATTAAACCTCAAAGTAAATGGACAGAAAAAGAAGAAGACGCTGTTGTCGATGAAGCCTCAATTTAA
- a CDS encoding competence/damage-inducible protein A, with translation MLSAGLLITGNEVLSAKTKDTNGPFIGMHLRKIGVSVRASMMCGDYENDLLDCLNYLAEKSDIIFMTGGLGPTSDDLTADVVAKFFNIPTEFNQVAWDACADFFIKAGRTQIPESNKKQAHLPKDCQLLPNKLGTAAGFSVTGKKFSKNVTIYSMPGVPYEMEGMFLEHVLPKLENQSHVPISLSWQVFFMGESFMQNAINIAEKNLIAKYPNASVSYQAHAYYVSYTVTLFANSDSQKKECDNYLKNEFSKEVDKAFGEHILYADERKVSSYLIYLLKQQSLSLSFCETSCAGYLSKEFSIYTHDPSIYKGSIVANSDYVKKKLLNIPEKIIHNQLENPEDLVSYLSASTLKEMNTDICLAEYGFPIDPFLKDEKSFQGFYLSIAILKDKFTNIEKIQNKISNYSWKLSELSFDNSIAVFLCFIKYNKRHVREIQQTRASLYLLCSLAKMLA, from the coding sequence ATGTTATCAGCAGGATTACTTATTACAGGAAATGAGGTTTTATCTGCAAAAACGAAAGACACAAATGGACCTTTTATTGGAATGCATTTAAGAAAAATTGGAGTATCCGTTAGAGCCTCTATGATGTGTGGTGATTATGAAAATGATTTATTAGATTGTCTTAATTATTTAGCAGAAAAATCAGATATCATTTTTATGACTGGAGGGCTTGGTCCTACATCAGATGATTTAACAGCTGATGTTGTAGCCAAATTCTTTAATATTCCAACCGAATTTAATCAAGTAGCTTGGGATGCATGCGCCGATTTTTTTATAAAAGCAGGCCGCACACAAATTCCTGAAAGCAATAAAAAACAAGCTCATTTACCAAAAGACTGTCAACTGTTACCTAATAAACTTGGAACAGCAGCAGGATTTAGTGTTACAGGTAAAAAGTTTTCAAAAAATGTAACTATTTATAGTATGCCTGGTGTGCCATATGAAATGGAAGGTATGTTTTTAGAACATGTCTTACCAAAATTAGAAAATCAATCCCATGTTCCTATTTCATTAAGCTGGCAAGTATTTTTTATGGGTGAATCTTTTATGCAGAATGCAATAAATATTGCAGAAAAGAATTTAATTGCTAAATATCCAAATGCTTCTGTATCTTACCAAGCTCATGCTTATTATGTGTCCTATACTGTTACCTTATTTGCAAATTCAGACTCTCAAAAAAAAGAATGTGACAATTATTTAAAAAATGAATTTTCTAAAGAAGTAGATAAAGCTTTTGGAGAACATATTTTATATGCTGATGAAAGAAAAGTATCTTCTTATTTAATTTATTTGTTAAAACAGCAAAGTTTATCATTATCTTTTTGCGAAACTTCTTGTGCAGGATATCTTAGTAAAGAGTTTAGCATTTATACTCATGATCCATCTATTTATAAGGGGTCTATAGTTGCTAATTCTGACTATGTTAAGAAAAAATTATTAAATATTCCAGAGAAAATAATTCATAATCAATTAGAAAATCCTGAAGATTTAGTTTCTTATCTTTCTGCAAGCACGTTAAAAGAAATGAATACAGATATTTGTTTGGCAGAATATGGATTTCCAATAGATCCTTTTTTAAAAGATGAAAAATCATTTCAAGGTTTTTATTTGTCTATTGCCATTTTAAAAGATAAATTTACAAATATTGAGAAAATTCAAAATAAAATATCAAATTATTCTTGGAAATTAAGTGAATTATCTTTTGATAATTCTATAGCCGTTTTTTTATGTTTTATTAAGTATAATAAGAGACATGTAAGAGAAATTCAACAAACAAGAGCTTCTTTATATTTGTTATGTTCTCTTGCAAAAATGTTAGCTTAA
- a CDS encoding carbonic anhydrase, whose translation MKKKVFYFASSIALMSYSLFAYSEGPHWNYVGEHGPKDWGNLDPANKPCSVGKRQSPIDINSSNTKENKSLPSLMFSYVSAPLKILNNGHTIQMNYPKGSKVAIGGNNYELLQFHFHTPSEHAVKGKRTELEVHFVNKNADGLAVVGVMLKKGKKNAALAGMFNNLPNKEGEVTVDKETINPIELIPNDKDYYTYPGSLTTPPCSEIVTWYVVKDQIEVSEEQIKNFKKIFSMNARPLQSLSQRIVEEKD comes from the coding sequence ATGAAAAAGAAAGTCTTTTATTTTGCCTCAAGTATTGCTTTAATGAGTTATTCATTATTTGCCTATTCTGAAGGCCCGCATTGGAATTATGTTGGTGAGCATGGTCCTAAAGATTGGGGTAATTTAGATCCTGCAAATAAGCCTTGTTCTGTAGGTAAAAGACAATCTCCGATTGATATCAATTCATCAAATACGAAAGAAAATAAATCTTTACCTAGTTTAATGTTTTCCTATGTAAGTGCTCCCTTAAAAATATTAAATAATGGCCATACAATTCAAATGAATTATCCAAAAGGGAGTAAAGTTGCCATTGGTGGAAATAATTATGAACTTTTACAATTTCATTTTCATACGCCAAGTGAGCATGCTGTCAAAGGGAAAAGAACCGAACTTGAAGTCCATTTTGTAAATAAAAATGCGGATGGTCTTGCCGTCGTAGGAGTTATGTTAAAAAAAGGAAAAAAGAATGCCGCTTTAGCTGGTATGTTTAATAATTTGCCTAATAAAGAAGGTGAAGTGACTGTCGATAAAGAAACTATAAATCCAATAGAATTGATTCCTAATGATAAGGACTATTATACTTATCCAGGTTCTTTAACAACTCCTCCATGCTCTGAAATTGTCACTTGGTATGTAGTTAAAGATCAAATCGAAGTTTCTGAAGAACAAATTAAAAATTTTAAAAAGATATTTTCTATGAATGCAAGGCCTCTTCAAAGCTTATCTCAAAGAATTGTTGAGGAAAAAGATTAG
- a CDS encoding S8/S53 family peptidase translates to MFIKNRPINKIIIILSMISNQAFSYFDYKPDYFKYINFPELFHVKNENIIVTVIDSEIANIEELNLIGKEYYISSNYKKSKEKDDAFNLHGTAMASIIGSKQFRGREEAYVGIFPSVKIINRIAMPNSGYPLSILEAASDAIFSENEFIINISGADIGTKNANDWNDLLNKTGDKNKVLIIASVGNDQRDIRTTQPDNQYWPAAYNPKNKKYKLNDPVIRVAAISFEKNLPELFITHRGTGSRYGKGRVDIGAPGFNIPFLTEDHQVKIANGTSESAAIVSGVVAIMKSCMPDANASFIKSILLETADSYEHLKEYITDGKILNAGKAIETVCKNEKEIIHANINNDNQFKSKIIFKHDLNKNEYFESPVTWKIKISNNSYNNFFLTDLDGLNHYQPKFEVSAKDDNIEYYLSESGQIITKSGNRDSMPLCLTASNLNESSWQHVGFLPCSKSYENYQKWDLNFISEKTNTADNFRMENLKLKDKDICLRMKNRHIHWGELFLSHCNEYDENSYLLKLSFIPNNRGISKVPDLNYNYFYLKSGNKYVAPNHKNFAALYSETNFKFRYDPTSMRIIGFDLKSNERNKQKCLIKSDGISKFHSGNIEDISNYTYLEIDDCSSKISPNEQFFLTSKETWNGKEQFAIYSNLESENPENLDKIFIKNFESDLTNPQKMLCTGVHNEYLWMGRCEKEVIKNWKEEHYFYFDDK, encoded by the coding sequence ATGTTTATAAAAAATAGGCCGATAAATAAAATTATTATTATATTATCTATGATTTCAAATCAAGCATTTAGTTATTTTGATTATAAACCTGATTATTTTAAATATATAAATTTTCCTGAATTATTTCATGTGAAAAATGAAAATATTATAGTAACTGTTATCGATTCAGAAATTGCAAATATAGAAGAACTTAATCTCATAGGTAAAGAATACTATATTTCCTCAAATTATAAAAAATCAAAAGAAAAGGATGATGCATTTAATTTACATGGTACTGCTATGGCATCGATCATTGGATCAAAACAATTTAGAGGAAGAGAAGAAGCTTATGTTGGCATATTTCCAAGCGTTAAAATAATCAACCGAATAGCTATGCCTAATTCAGGATATCCCTTATCTATTTTAGAGGCTGCAAGTGATGCTATTTTTTCAGAAAATGAATTTATTATAAATATTTCAGGAGCTGATATTGGAACTAAAAATGCGAATGATTGGAATGATCTCTTAAATAAAACAGGAGATAAAAATAAAGTTTTAATTATTGCATCTGTTGGAAATGACCAAAGAGATATCAGAACAACACAACCTGATAATCAATATTGGCCTGCTGCATACAATCCAAAAAATAAAAAATATAAATTAAATGATCCTGTAATTCGAGTGGCCGCAATTTCTTTTGAAAAAAATTTACCAGAACTTTTTATTACTCATAGAGGAACAGGATCTCGTTATGGAAAAGGACGAGTAGATATTGGAGCCCCAGGTTTTAATATTCCTTTTTTAACAGAAGATCATCAAGTAAAAATTGCAAATGGAACATCTGAATCCGCAGCAATTGTTTCTGGTGTTGTCGCTATAATGAAAAGCTGTATGCCCGATGCAAATGCCAGTTTTATTAAAAGTATATTACTTGAAACAGCAGATAGTTATGAACATTTAAAAGAATATATTACAGATGGAAAAATTTTAAATGCAGGAAAAGCAATTGAAACAGTTTGTAAAAATGAGAAAGAAATAATTCATGCAAATATAAATAATGATAACCAATTTAAAAGCAAAATTATTTTTAAACATGATTTAAATAAAAATGAATACTTTGAAAGTCCTGTTACATGGAAGATAAAAATATCGAATAATTCTTATAATAACTTCTTTTTAACTGATTTAGATGGTCTTAATCATTATCAACCTAAATTTGAAGTTTCCGCAAAAGATGATAATATTGAATACTATTTATCTGAAAGTGGACAAATAATAACAAAATCAGGAAATAGAGATTCAATGCCACTTTGTTTAACAGCTTCAAATTTAAATGAATCTTCTTGGCAACATGTTGGCTTTTTACCTTGTAGTAAGTCCTATGAAAATTATCAAAAATGGGATCTCAATTTTATATCTGAAAAAACTAATACAGCTGATAATTTTCGTATGGAAAATTTAAAATTAAAAGACAAAGATATTTGTTTAAGAATGAAAAATAGGCATATTCATTGGGGTGAATTATTTTTATCACATTGCAATGAATATGATGAAAATAGTTATCTTCTTAAGCTAAGTTTTATTCCAAATAATAGAGGTATATCAAAAGTTCCTGATTTAAATTATAACTATTTTTACTTAAAATCTGGCAATAAATATGTTGCCCCAAATCATAAAAATTTTGCAGCTTTATATTCAGAAACAAATTTTAAATTTAGATATGATCCTACTTCAATGAGAATAATAGGTTTTGATTTAAAATCAAACGAAAGAAATAAACAAAAATGTTTAATTAAAAGCGATGGTATTAGCAAGTTTCATTCTGGTAATATTGAAGACATATCAAATTATACTTATTTAGAAATTGATGACTGCTCTTCTAAAATATCACCAAATGAACAATTTTTTCTAACATCAAAAGAGACTTGGAACGGAAAAGAACAATTTGCAATTTATTCAAATTTAGAATCTGAAAATCCAGAAAATTTAGATAAAATTTTTATTAAAAACTTTGAAAGTGACCTGACAAATCCACAAAAAATGCTTTGTACTGGTGTTCACAATGAATACTTATGGATGGGCCGTTGTGAAAAAGAAGTCATTAAAAATTGGAAAGAAGAGCATTATTTTTATTTTGACGATAAATAA
- a CDS encoding BadF/BadG/BcrA/BcrD ATPase family protein, with translation MEKDFFVGIDGGGSKTHLRLETSDGKVLAESFSGPGNIRLSIETTYNSIQEALNKALEKSKLIHKNDIRIHAGIGVAGFEVPTARNGFLERKNKFNFASFVVQSDAYIACLGAHAGKPGSVVIVGTGVVGLKIDRKLKRQVGGWGFPHGDEGGAAWLGLEAIRVLLYYCDGRGAASPLLKYLKQKFKGRVEEITQWACYANASQFAEIARDVFKFADKGDELAIQLLKLSAKHIEKIILALDEKEKNKDKLPIVLFGGVAPFILEFLKPSLKKRLATPQGDACDGALLMIRKNINHINK, from the coding sequence ATGGAAAAGGACTTTTTTGTTGGCATTGACGGCGGTGGTAGTAAAACCCATCTTCGACTTGAAACGTCCGATGGAAAAGTTCTTGCGGAGAGTTTTTCTGGTCCTGGGAATATTCGTCTTTCTATTGAAACAACCTACAATTCTATTCAAGAAGCATTAAATAAAGCATTAGAAAAATCAAAATTAATTCATAAAAATGATATTCGGATTCATGCAGGAATTGGAGTAGCCGGTTTCGAAGTTCCAACAGCAAGAAATGGATTTTTAGAAAGAAAAAATAAATTTAATTTTGCTAGTTTTGTTGTTCAATCCGATGCTTATATTGCTTGTTTAGGAGCTCATGCTGGAAAGCCAGGATCTGTTGTTATTGTAGGTACTGGAGTTGTTGGATTAAAAATAGATCGAAAATTAAAAAGACAAGTGGGAGGTTGGGGATTCCCTCATGGTGATGAGGGAGGAGCTGCTTGGCTAGGTTTAGAAGCAATAAGGGTTCTTTTGTATTATTGTGATGGTAGGGGAGCTGCTTCTCCTCTTTTAAAATATTTAAAACAAAAATTTAAAGGCAGAGTTGAAGAAATTACACAATGGGCTTGTTATGCTAATGCAAGTCAATTTGCAGAAATTGCAAGAGATGTTTTTAAATTTGCAGATAAAGGTGATGAGCTCGCTATTCAACTCTTAAAATTATCTGCAAAACATATAGAAAAAATTATTTTAGCCTTAGATGAAAAAGAAAAAAATAAAGATAAACTTCCAATTGTTTTATTTGGTGGTGTTGCTCCTTTTATTCTTGAATTTTTAAAGCCATCACTTAAAAAAAGACTCGCCACCCCCCAAGGTGATGCGTGCGATGGGGCTCTTCTTATGATAAGAAAAAATATCAATCACATTAACAAATGA
- the nagA gene encoding N-acetylglucosamine-6-phosphate deacetylase, which translates to MLCLTNACLFDGNSFIKNKNIYIKDGKIIDISSKKNKNNYQEIDVNKNIVCPGFIDIQLNGGGGAFFNDNPSIEHLKKMALAHLTFGTTSFLPTFITDDKNKIPLAISCINKALSQKMSGILGIHLEGPFLNKEKKGIHPSKFIRLPNEADIDNIIKIKEGIVLVTLAPEMVEANFIKRLIENKVIVFAGHTNATYEKMNESFQLGIKGVTHLFNACSPLSSREPGVVGASLLHENSWCGIIADGHHVSFETIKLAFKTKAKNKFILVSDAMSPVGTELESFYINENKIFVKNGKYVDQSGTLAGSAITVYDAFKNLLSKNLVTLEESLQMSSTNAAQCLGIDNEKSLFKKGRVLPHFDADLLILNKQNFNILNIIQNGQLKTFH; encoded by the coding sequence ATGCTTTGTTTAACTAATGCATGTTTGTTTGACGGAAATTCTTTTATAAAAAACAAAAATATTTATATTAAAGATGGAAAGATTATAGATATCTCTTCAAAAAAAAATAAAAATAATTATCAAGAAATTGATGTTAATAAGAATATTGTTTGCCCTGGATTTATTGATATACAATTAAATGGAGGAGGTGGTGCATTTTTTAATGACAATCCTTCAATTGAGCATTTAAAAAAAATGGCATTAGCTCATTTAACTTTTGGCACAACTTCTTTTTTACCAACTTTTATAACAGATGATAAAAATAAAATTCCATTAGCAATATCTTGTATTAATAAAGCATTATCTCAGAAAATGAGCGGGATTTTGGGAATTCATTTGGAAGGTCCTTTTTTAAACAAGGAAAAAAAAGGAATTCATCCTTCTAAATTTATTCGCTTACCAAATGAAGCAGATATCGATAATATAATAAAAATAAAAGAAGGGATTGTTCTGGTAACTTTAGCTCCAGAAATGGTTGAAGCTAATTTTATTAAAAGACTGATAGAAAATAAAGTAATTGTTTTTGCAGGTCATACAAATGCGACCTATGAAAAAATGAATGAGTCTTTTCAATTGGGAATAAAAGGAGTCACTCATCTATTTAACGCCTGTTCTCCTTTAAGTAGTAGAGAACCTGGTGTTGTTGGTGCTTCTTTATTGCATGAAAATTCTTGGTGTGGAATTATTGCAGATGGACATCATGTTTCCTTTGAAACAATTAAGTTAGCCTTTAAAACAAAAGCTAAAAATAAATTTATATTAGTTTCTGATGCCATGTCTCCTGTGGGAACTGAATTAGAATCGTTTTATATTAATGAAAATAAAATATTTGTTAAAAATGGAAAATATGTTGATCAATCTGGAACTTTAGCAGGTTCTGCTATTACGGTATATGATGCATTTAAAAATTTATTATCTAAAAATCTTGTAACTTTAGAAGAATCTCTTCAAATGTCTTCAACAAATGCAGCGCAATGTTTGGGTATAGATAATGAAAAATCTTTATTTAAAAAGGGGAGAGTGCTCCCTCATTTTGATGCTGATTTGCTTATATTAAATAAACAAAACTTTAATATTTTAAATATTATTCAAAATGGACAATTAAAAACATTTCATTAA
- a CDS encoding SDR family NAD(P)-dependent oxidoreductase translates to MKIKAHWYARPYPHDWEFYAECDEGANIDIAVKNDPDIKKIGPNPKEIVLQGMATCTSVDVVSSLNKMRQPLHSLVVECEATQTETHPKVFKECIMTYKVTGENLNIERVAHCVQLSYTKYCGVSAMIEKSGCHVTPKLFVNEREVPIWDPEESISNKLKKWLQEIAIHQPRGIVLITGSSRGIGAALVNYFAEKGFAVLPTSRNKVIFENKNIFESLYLDVSKLGSILNLKNLLQKNGVKLNLIIQNAGISSIDPNADDLNALNLTMADLRHVYETNVFGLIETNNIFMELMNKDGTIAFMSSTMGQVVRDSYLNASYRLTKRSVIQFAKQAALQLKEENKEIAMLSIHPGSVKTELNPNGRISVEQSAKNMELLFTSKFREKLIQNNGSFWIFDESDHIWKCVE, encoded by the coding sequence TTGAAAATTAAAGCCCACTGGTATGCAAGACCATATCCTCATGATTGGGAATTTTATGCAGAGTGTGATGAAGGGGCAAATATAGATATTGCGGTCAAGAATGATCCAGATATAAAAAAAATTGGTCCAAATCCTAAAGAAATTGTTTTACAAGGAATGGCAACTTGTACTTCTGTAGATGTTGTGAGTAGTTTAAATAAAATGAGACAGCCCTTACATTCTTTGGTTGTTGAATGCGAAGCGACACAGACAGAAACGCACCCAAAAGTTTTTAAAGAATGTATTATGACATATAAAGTAACAGGTGAGAATTTAAATATTGAACGTGTTGCTCACTGTGTTCAGCTTAGTTATACGAAATATTGTGGTGTAAGTGCTATGATTGAAAAATCGGGATGTCATGTCACTCCAAAATTATTTGTAAATGAAAGAGAAGTACCTATTTGGGATCCTGAAGAATCCATTTCAAATAAATTAAAAAAATGGTTACAAGAAATTGCAATTCATCAACCTAGAGGAATTGTTTTAATTACAGGTTCATCAAGAGGGATTGGAGCAGCTCTTGTCAATTATTTTGCAGAAAAAGGATTTGCTGTTCTTCCTACCTCACGAAACAAAGTCATATTTGAAAATAAAAATATTTTTGAATCTTTATATTTAGACGTATCAAAATTGGGGTCTATTTTAAATTTAAAAAATTTATTACAAAAAAATGGTGTTAAGTTAAATTTAATTATTCAAAATGCTGGAATATCTTCTATCGATCCAAATGCAGACGATTTAAATGCTTTAAATTTAACAATGGCAGATTTAAGACATGTATATGAAACTAATGTTTTTGGATTAATTGAAACAAATAATATCTTTATGGAGTTAATGAATAAGGATGGAACAATTGCTTTTATGTCAAGTACAATGGGGCAAGTAGTTCGAGATTCTTACTTAAATGCCTCCTACCGTTTAACTAAACGATCGGTAATACAATTTGCAAAACAAGCAGCACTTCAATTGAAAGAAGAAAATAAAGAAATTGCGATGCTAAGTATACATCCAGGAAGTGTTAAAACAGAATTAAATCCAAATGGTAGAATTTCTGTAGAACAAAGTGCAAAAAATATGGAATTACTTTTTACATCGAAATTTAGAGAAAAATTAATTCAAAACAACGGTTCATTTTGGATATTTGATGAATCGGATCATATATGGAAATGTGTTGAATAA